The Pradoshia eiseniae genome includes a window with the following:
- the sirA gene encoding sporulation inhibitor of replication protein SirA translates to MRTYIIYLIEKQFANHFYGREHMFYDLFHDYEETEGEEKRILRRQIMCVTKRIPAGLFSSYMDEKITSKQGCFEENGVYYIRKNRNGAVSEASLAFRNHSLILHASGSYESETIFFEWLRQWNPYFLALDTGEGRCAWLRPIKQPKFILS, encoded by the coding sequence ATGCGCACATATATAATCTATCTAATCGAAAAACAATTCGCCAATCATTTTTATGGGCGTGAACATATGTTTTATGACTTATTCCATGATTATGAGGAAACTGAGGGAGAAGAAAAGCGAATTCTTCGCCGCCAGATCATGTGTGTGACAAAACGAATACCCGCTGGCCTGTTCAGCTCTTATATGGACGAAAAAATCACGAGTAAGCAAGGATGCTTTGAAGAAAATGGGGTATATTATATCCGTAAGAATAGAAATGGAGCGGTCAGTGAGGCATCTCTTGCGTTTAGGAATCACTCATTGATCCTGCATGCTTCAGGAAGCTACGAGAGTGAGACGATCTTCTTTGAATGGCTCAGACAATGGAATCCTTACTTCCTCGCACTCGATACAGGAGAAGGACGCTGTGCATGGCTCAGACCAATCAAGCAGCCGAAATTCATTCTTTCTTGA
- a CDS encoding DUF5412 family protein yields MAQRYNSWAFYLMLICLGLASYSVYSNLNHGWQIAPPNYVLSLISLLAFIMGMIGFKDKRNWKTKTRSWLTLILSFFLGSALLLVVMLSFAASAIGANEYLKTVQSPNDHYTIDFYRYDAGAFGSFGVRGELNGPLWFKKRIFYQDSIEKVHVEWKDSTTVYINEHLLDLKEGETYGY; encoded by the coding sequence ATGGCACAAAGATATAATAGCTGGGCTTTTTATTTGATGCTTATTTGTTTAGGGTTAGCATCCTACTCGGTCTATTCTAATCTGAATCATGGATGGCAGATTGCTCCTCCAAATTATGTTTTATCGCTCATTAGTTTGCTAGCCTTCATCATGGGGATGATTGGCTTTAAGGATAAGAGGAATTGGAAAACAAAAACAAGAAGCTGGCTGACCTTAATTTTATCTTTTTTCTTGGGCAGTGCACTGCTTTTGGTGGTCATGCTGTCATTCGCTGCTTCTGCAATAGGAGCGAATGAATATTTAAAAACAGTACAATCACCTAATGATCATTATACAATTGATTTTTACCGGTATGATGCGGGAGCGTTTGGATCATTTGGTGTGAGGGGTGAACTTAATGGTCCGCTATGGTTTAAAAAACGGATTTTTTACCAGGATTCAATAGAGAAGGTTCATGTGGAATGGAAGGATAGTACTACAGTATACATTAACGAACATCTCCTCGATTTGAAAGAAGGAGAGACATATGGATATTAG
- a CDS encoding GH25 family lysozyme — protein sequence MKEDHAAVTKRKKNTIIYLIVLVIGVFFLTVFLWYQGFLIPNARFANEYPIKGVDVSAYQGEIVWDQLEKQDMRFAFIKATEGSAHVDRYFEMNWHEAKDTRLRIGAYHFFSFDSDGKTQGQHFINTVPADKDSLPPVIDVEFYGDKEKHPPDVKEVKKELDNMVRMLENHYGKRVIIYTTSKAYNFYIKNHFEDCDIWIRDVYGKPSLPDKRKWTFWQYTDRERLDGYEGEEKFIDVNVFKGDEEAFREYGR from the coding sequence TTGAAGGAGGATCATGCAGCCGTAACAAAGAGGAAAAAGAACACGATCATCTATTTGATTGTTCTGGTCATTGGTGTGTTCTTTTTAACCGTTTTCCTTTGGTATCAAGGATTCTTAATCCCAAACGCCAGGTTTGCTAATGAATATCCCATCAAAGGAGTGGACGTATCGGCTTATCAAGGTGAAATAGTGTGGGATCAACTGGAGAAGCAGGATATGCGGTTTGCTTTTATCAAAGCGACTGAGGGAAGTGCCCATGTGGATCGGTACTTTGAGATGAATTGGCATGAAGCGAAGGATACGAGACTGCGTATAGGTGCTTATCATTTTTTTAGCTTTGACAGTGATGGCAAGACTCAAGGCCAGCATTTCATCAATACGGTACCAGCTGATAAGGATTCCTTGCCGCCGGTCATTGATGTGGAATTTTACGGTGATAAAGAGAAACATCCCCCTGATGTGAAAGAGGTTAAGAAAGAATTAGACAATATGGTTCGGATGCTTGAAAATCACTATGGAAAACGGGTAATTATATACACGACCAGTAAAGCATATAATTTTTACATAAAGAATCACTTCGAGGATTGCGATATATGGATAAGGGATGTCTATGGCAAGCCATCCTTGCCGGATAAGCGAAAGTGGACCTTTTGGCAGTACACAGACAGGGAACGTTTGGATGGATATGAAGGAGAGGAGAAATTTATTGATGTGAATGTTTTTAAGGGTGATGAGGAGGCATTTAGAGAGTATGGACGATAA
- a CDS encoding ABC transporter permease, producing the protein MSTGKLISQSLKKNLKNYYLYVFALIFSAALYFSFVTLQYDPAMDAAEGSIKGEAAMGVASILLIAIVAVFLAYANNLFMKRRSKEIGLYQLVGMSKQKVFWILSVENSILYFGALLGGVFLGFASSKLLMMLLINIAGTEDVASLRFSGAALAQTLIVFFGIFLITLLMNYFYIKRKGILSLFHTESTTEMKAGKISIWEILIGLIGILSIATGYYVSSKLFSGDFSTTNELLFAMLFILAAVIIGTYLFYKGSIRFLFNLLRKKKNGYLTIRDVLSLSSIMFRMKSNALLLTIITTVSALAIGLLSLSYISYYSVEKTAQSNVAADFSFANQEDYATFTDLLAENQITFTDKEVKIVQAYTDLSDVMSTRYFEAMDYNQTRKTMPVISETAIKGLDLAKDESMMSGFSDDDASLFQMKDSGKLIIEGPNGAIETSFMGLEREFLVSSYFTFGMPVLLVDQSVFDEIAKKPDPSIQMESTVYNGITINHEANLDKANELFMQASTDDYMNKSRPQLIVDMKTMMGLTMFIVAFLGLTFLITSGCILYFKQMDEGEDELPNYTILRKLGFTEQDMLKGIAAKQLFNFGIPLILGLSHSYFAVQSGWFLFGTELWAPMLIVMVIYTVLYSIFGLLSVLYYKKLIKDSL; encoded by the coding sequence ATGAGCACAGGAAAGCTAATCAGCCAAAGCCTGAAGAAGAACCTGAAGAATTATTATCTGTACGTGTTTGCCCTTATCTTCAGCGCAGCCCTCTATTTTTCCTTCGTGACACTGCAGTACGATCCGGCCATGGATGCTGCAGAAGGTTCCATTAAAGGAGAAGCTGCCATGGGTGTGGCGTCTATCCTACTGATTGCCATTGTTGCCGTCTTTCTTGCCTACGCCAATAATCTTTTCATGAAAAGACGCAGCAAGGAAATCGGCTTGTATCAATTAGTTGGAATGAGCAAGCAGAAAGTCTTTTGGATTCTCTCTGTCGAAAACAGCATCCTTTATTTTGGCGCCTTGCTTGGAGGCGTATTCCTTGGATTCGCCTCCTCCAAATTATTGATGATGCTCTTAATCAATATAGCAGGAACGGAGGACGTGGCTTCATTAAGGTTTTCCGGTGCGGCACTTGCCCAGACGCTTATCGTCTTTTTCGGGATCTTTCTCATCACCTTATTGATGAATTATTTCTATATTAAACGAAAAGGCATCCTTTCCTTGTTCCATACCGAATCAACCACGGAAATGAAGGCAGGCAAAATTTCCATTTGGGAGATACTGATTGGTCTTATCGGCATTCTGTCCATCGCGACTGGCTATTATGTTTCTTCCAAGCTTTTCAGCGGTGACTTTTCCACGACGAATGAATTGTTGTTTGCTATGCTCTTTATACTCGCCGCCGTCATTATCGGGACCTATCTTTTCTATAAGGGCTCTATTCGTTTCCTCTTCAATCTGCTGCGGAAAAAGAAGAACGGCTATTTAACGATTAGAGATGTCCTGTCTTTATCATCCATTATGTTTCGAATGAAGTCGAATGCACTCTTGCTGACAATCATTACGACCGTTTCAGCGCTCGCCATCGGCCTCTTGTCTCTGAGCTACATCTCCTATTATTCGGTGGAAAAAACCGCACAAAGTAATGTGGCAGCTGACTTTTCATTCGCGAATCAGGAAGATTATGCAACATTCACTGATTTATTAGCAGAGAACCAGATCACTTTTACCGACAAAGAAGTGAAAATCGTTCAAGCTTATACAGACTTAAGCGATGTGATGAGCACCCGATATTTTGAAGCAATGGACTATAATCAAACCCGCAAAACAATGCCTGTCATAAGCGAAACAGCCATTAAGGGGCTAGATTTAGCCAAGGATGAATCGATGATGTCAGGGTTCAGCGATGATGACGCAAGTCTTTTTCAAATGAAGGATTCAGGGAAATTAATCATTGAAGGACCAAATGGGGCGATTGAAACATCGTTTATGGGATTGGAAAGGGAATTCCTTGTTTCCTCCTATTTCACGTTCGGCATGCCGGTTCTCCTTGTCGATCAGTCTGTTTTTGATGAAATCGCCAAAAAACCCGACCCCTCTATTCAAATGGAGTCAACTGTCTATAACGGCATTACGATTAATCATGAGGCCAATCTTGATAAAGCGAACGAGCTTTTCATGCAGGCTTCTACGGATGATTACATGAATAAATCCCGTCCTCAATTAATTGTTGATATGAAGACCATGATGGGGCTGACGATGTTCATTGTCGCCTTCCTTGGACTGACGTTCCTGATTACGTCTGGATGTATTCTCTACTTTAAACAGATGGATGAAGGAGAGGATGAACTGCCGAATTATACGATCTTGCGCAAGCTCGGCTTCACCGAACAGGACATGCTCAAAGGCATAGCGGCCAAGCAGCTCTTTAACTTCGGCATCCCGCTCATCCTGGGACTCTCGCACAGCTATTTTGCCGTTCAATCAGGATGGTTCCTCTTCGGGACGGAGCTCTGGGCTCCAATGCTGATTGTCATGGTCATCTATACGGTCCTTTACTCCATCTTCGGTCTCCTGTCTGTGCTTTATTACAAGAAACTGATTAAGGACTCCCTTTAA
- a CDS encoding CPBP family intramembrane glutamic endopeptidase codes for MEYIKDKPTHSEKDINLKDAIFVFSSFTFICLAVVFALIVYDVLTIQSFLSFEKPIAMAICIVAASIGLLLFGVILTRYIPSRYIDDTNKDYQNGPLLGVFFLMFTGALFEEILFRGIIQNLIYVFIENQWIAIIATTVLFLGFHIQYFKKTIMLVNIMVPSLTFGWIYFETNNIFVPFLVHFLMNFGITLLFKYNFIRVKR; via the coding sequence ATGGAGTATATAAAAGACAAACCCACACATTCAGAGAAGGATATAAATCTTAAAGACGCAATATTTGTATTTTCATCCTTTACGTTTATTTGCTTAGCAGTCGTTTTTGCTCTTATCGTTTATGATGTACTCACAATTCAAAGCTTCTTATCATTTGAGAAACCCATTGCCATGGCCATATGTATAGTTGCCGCTTCCATTGGTCTGCTCTTGTTCGGTGTGATTTTAACGCGTTATATTCCCTCAAGATACATTGACGATACAAACAAAGATTATCAAAACGGTCCGTTGTTAGGTGTTTTTTTCTTAATGTTTACGGGGGCATTATTTGAAGAGATCTTATTCAGGGGAATTATTCAAAACTTGATTTACGTATTTATCGAAAACCAATGGATTGCCATCATAGCAACAACGGTATTGTTTTTAGGTTTTCATATTCAATATTTCAAAAAAACGATCATGTTAGTCAATATAATGGTTCCAAGTCTGACTTTTGGTTGGATTTATTTCGAAACAAACAATATTTTTGTTCCATTTCTTGTGCATTTTCTCATGAACTTTGGGATAACGTTATTATTTAAATACAATTTTATCAGGGTTAAAAGGTAA
- a CDS encoding helix-turn-helix transcriptional regulator, whose product MENSVKKARVNAGLTQLQLAQKVGITRQTVSLIEKGKYNPSLKLCLLICYAVNASLDEIFWIEKEEF is encoded by the coding sequence ATGGAAAATTCAGTTAAAAAAGCGCGTGTGAATGCCGGATTAACACAGCTTCAGTTAGCTCAAAAAGTTGGCATAACAAGACAGACTGTAAGCCTCATTGAGAAAGGAAAATACAACCCTTCCTTAAAACTATGTTTGCTCATTTGCTATGCAGTCAACGCATCTTTAGATGAGATCTTTTGGATAGAAAAGGAGGAATTCTAG
- a CDS encoding alpha/beta fold hydrolase — translation MLNYKIYSQEHAEWVVLVHGAGGSSTIWYKQIRAYRKHFNVLAVDLRGHGACRIDNSPTKYTLDLVSKDILDVLDSLEIEKAHFVGISLGTMLIRHLAETNPERFYTMLLAGAVIRLTPRLHMLLGIANTFKKMIPFMWLYKMFAWILMPRKRHQSSRYLFIREAKKIKHREFLRWLSLTGGLAKYLVKINEKDTGIPSLYIMGDEDYVFLEPVKRLVKLQPSSHLVILEESGHVCNVDQAEKFNEVSLRFLNNSCGKNASFV, via the coding sequence TTGTTAAACTATAAAATATACAGTCAAGAGCATGCAGAATGGGTAGTTTTAGTCCATGGAGCTGGCGGAAGCTCAACGATTTGGTATAAGCAAATTCGAGCATACCGTAAGCATTTTAATGTGTTGGCAGTAGATCTTAGAGGACATGGTGCTTGCCGTATTGATAACAGTCCGACAAAATATACGCTTGATTTGGTCAGCAAAGATATTCTGGATGTACTAGATTCATTGGAAATCGAAAAAGCCCATTTTGTGGGGATCTCATTAGGGACTATGCTGATTCGTCATTTAGCTGAGACCAATCCCGAACGCTTCTATACGATGCTGCTGGCTGGAGCGGTGATCCGCCTTACACCGAGGCTTCATATGTTATTAGGGATAGCCAATACATTCAAAAAAATGATTCCGTTTATGTGGTTATATAAAATGTTTGCTTGGATTTTAATGCCTAGAAAAAGGCATCAATCCTCCCGTTATCTCTTTATACGAGAGGCAAAGAAAATTAAGCATCGAGAATTTTTGCGCTGGTTATCGCTAACAGGCGGGTTGGCGAAATATTTAGTGAAAATCAATGAAAAGGATACAGGCATTCCATCCCTCTATATTATGGGAGATGAGGATTATGTCTTTTTGGAACCGGTCAAGCGATTGGTGAAGCTGCAGCCTTCTAGTCATTTAGTGATTCTGGAGGAAAGCGGCCATGTGTGCAATGTGGATCAGGCTGAGAAATTTAATGAAGTATCCTTGCGATTTTTAAATAATTCATGTGGTAAAAATGCGTCTTTCGTGTAA
- a CDS encoding YneF family protein, whose product MLYYILTGIIALLAGVALGFFIARKYMMDYLKKNPPINEQMIKMMMTQMGMKPSQKKVNQMMNAMNKQQGK is encoded by the coding sequence ATGTTATACTATATTCTAACAGGAATCATTGCTTTGCTTGCTGGTGTAGCTTTAGGATTCTTCATCGCTCGTAAATACATGATGGACTACCTAAAGAAAAACCCGCCAATCAATGAGCAAATGATCAAGATGATGATGACACAAATGGGAATGAAACCTTCCCAAAAGAAAGTAAATCAAATGATGAATGCAATGAACAAGCAGCAAGGGAAATAA
- a CDS encoding YrvL family regulatory protein, with protein MKDFLAGFSIFLVILALFVPVGLVYALIIHFTGQYYASIIILVLFLLLFCYIDIGISTLIDSFLQASKERYEGLYLPKLVGNLLEFCGTLIVLSALDYFMDGIELSILIKLVIALIHEIASLFLEGLETGEEVEGADLAPEVMNDIHHCLKQASWTDCVAMMHEKYPHIPKGEIIHAVRKVYIDNKKGSSE; from the coding sequence TTGAAGGATTTCCTTGCCGGTTTTTCGATTTTCCTTGTTATATTGGCTCTGTTTGTCCCGGTCGGTTTAGTTTATGCGCTGATTATTCATTTTACCGGTCAGTACTATGCATCTATCATTATTTTAGTTCTGTTCCTTCTTTTGTTTTGCTACATCGATATAGGTATTAGTACTTTGATAGATAGCTTCTTGCAAGCGTCTAAGGAACGGTATGAGGGCTTGTATCTGCCAAAGCTAGTTGGCAATCTGCTGGAATTTTGCGGGACATTGATTGTGTTAAGTGCGCTCGATTATTTCATGGATGGGATTGAGCTGTCGATTCTCATTAAATTGGTCATCGCGCTTATTCACGAGATTGCGAGTCTTTTCCTGGAGGGATTGGAGACAGGGGAAGAGGTGGAAGGGGCTGATCTTGCTCCTGAGGTCATGAATGATATCCATCACTGTCTCAAGCAAGCGAGCTGGACTGATTGCGTGGCGATGATGCATGAAAAATATCCGCATATTCCAAAGGGTGAAATCATCCATGCAGTCCGCAAAGTTTATATCGATAATAAAAAAGGTTCCAGTGAATAA